From Amycolatopsis sp. cg9, one genomic window encodes:
- a CDS encoding exonuclease SbcCD subunit D has protein sequence MRFLHTSDWHIGRTFHGADLLAEQEAVLGHLADLVAGEAIDAVLVAGDIYDRAVPSAEAVRVATAAVARIRAAGARLVVTPGNHDSAPRLGAFAEFAAAGGLHLRTTVGGLAEPVLLDDDHGPVAVYGIPYLEPEPARHALGVPEARGHTGVLTEAMRRIRADLANRPGTRSVVLAHAFVTGGEPTDSERTIAVGGVEQVPGSVFDGVDYVALGHLHGPQTLAEHLRYSGSPLAYSFSEARQRKSVWLVDLDAGGLGEVRRHELPVPRALATITGEIEDLLHDPAHEVHLGHFLSVTVTDRVRPVDAMRRLRERFPYAVHLEWEPAGGHDGAPLRYSDAVRGRSDIEISRSFLDDCRGAPPTESEEQLLFKALEAADRGALAK, from the coding sequence GTGAGATTCCTGCACACCTCCGACTGGCACATCGGCCGCACGTTCCACGGCGCCGATCTGCTCGCGGAACAGGAAGCGGTGCTCGGGCACCTCGCCGACCTCGTGGCCGGCGAGGCGATCGACGCCGTCCTGGTGGCAGGCGACATCTACGACCGCGCGGTGCCTTCCGCCGAAGCCGTCCGGGTGGCCACCGCGGCCGTCGCCCGGATCCGCGCGGCCGGCGCCCGGCTGGTCGTCACGCCCGGCAACCACGACTCCGCGCCCCGGCTCGGCGCGTTCGCGGAGTTCGCCGCGGCGGGCGGCCTGCACCTGCGCACCACCGTCGGCGGGCTGGCCGAACCGGTGCTGCTCGACGACGACCACGGGCCGGTCGCCGTCTACGGCATCCCTTACCTGGAACCGGAACCGGCCCGGCACGCGCTGGGCGTGCCGGAGGCGCGCGGCCACACCGGCGTGCTCACCGAGGCCATGCGCCGGATCCGCGCGGACCTCGCGAACCGGCCGGGCACGCGGTCGGTCGTGCTCGCGCACGCGTTCGTCACCGGCGGCGAGCCGACCGATTCCGAGCGGACGATCGCGGTCGGCGGCGTCGAGCAGGTGCCCGGCTCCGTTTTCGACGGCGTCGACTACGTGGCCCTGGGCCACCTCCACGGCCCGCAGACGCTCGCCGAGCACCTCCGCTACTCCGGCAGCCCGCTGGCGTACTCGTTTTCCGAAGCGCGCCAACGGAAATCGGTCTGGCTCGTCGACCTGGACGCCGGCGGCCTCGGCGAAGTGCGCAGGCACGAGCTGCCGGTGCCCCGCGCGCTCGCCACGATCACCGGCGAGATCGAGGACCTCCTGCACGACCCGGCGCACGAGGTCCACCTCGGCCACTTCCTTTCGGTCACGGTCACCGACCGGGTCCGCCCGGTCGACGCGATGCGGCGCCTGCGCGAGCGCTTCCCGTACGCGGTGCACCTGGAGTGGGAGCCCGCCGGCGGCCACGACGGCGCCCCGCTGCGCTACTCCGACGCCGTCCGCGGCCGGTCCGACATCGAGATCTCGCGCAGCTTCCTCGACGACTGCCGGGGCGCCCCGCCGACCGAGAGCGAAGAGCAGCTCCTCTTCAAGGCCCTGGAAGCGGCCGACCGGGGGGCCCTCGCGAAATGA
- a CDS encoding DNA recombination protein RmuC, with protein MATVLTTAAIVLAVLLLVAVAVLWRLYNDGMRRADAAARLVAAERAKADQQQLALRRYEVAFASISGRGELGEQVLVETARALGLREDLHFTLQTDLAGGGAAKPDMVLRVGGGRTVPVDAKASMATWSEAVETDDPDERIDALRAHVRQIRSRAAELAGKGYQRWADAIYGTIMFVPSDAAVVAAMDTDPELLRWLIDRRVFLCGPTGFGVLASAALFAASDRTLEADVEQVRAGAAAAHRAAGGAVEALNLSSTHLQRFLSARRRELEALETFRATVAPLSEASGSPAPVPTVRKGDELAAS; from the coding sequence GTGGCGACAGTGCTGACCACCGCGGCGATCGTGCTGGCGGTCCTGCTGCTCGTCGCCGTCGCGGTGCTGTGGCGGCTGTACAACGACGGGATGCGCCGGGCGGACGCGGCGGCCCGGCTGGTGGCGGCCGAGCGCGCGAAGGCGGATCAGCAGCAGCTCGCGCTGCGGCGCTACGAGGTGGCGTTCGCGTCGATCAGCGGCCGCGGTGAGCTGGGCGAGCAGGTGCTGGTCGAGACGGCGCGCGCGCTCGGGCTGCGCGAAGACCTCCACTTCACGCTGCAGACGGACCTCGCGGGCGGCGGCGCGGCGAAACCGGACATGGTGCTGCGCGTGGGCGGCGGCCGCACGGTGCCGGTAGACGCGAAGGCGAGCATGGCCACGTGGTCGGAGGCGGTGGAGACCGACGACCCGGACGAGCGGATCGACGCGTTGCGCGCGCACGTCCGCCAGATCCGCTCCCGAGCGGCCGAGCTGGCGGGCAAGGGCTACCAGCGCTGGGCGGACGCGATCTACGGCACGATCATGTTCGTCCCTTCCGACGCGGCGGTGGTCGCGGCGATGGACACGGACCCGGAGCTGCTGCGCTGGCTGATCGACCGGCGGGTGTTCCTGTGCGGCCCGACGGGCTTCGGCGTCCTGGCCTCGGCGGCTCTGTTCGCGGCGAGCGACCGCACGCTGGAGGCCGACGTCGAGCAGGTGCGAGCGGGCGCGGCGGCCGCCCATCGCGCGGCGGGTGGGGCCGTGGAGGCGCTGAACCTGTCGAGCACGCACCTCCAGCGCTTCCTGTCGGCCCGGCGACGGGAGCTGGAGGCGCTGGAGACGTTCCGGGCGACGGTGGCGCCGTTGTCGGAGGCGTCGGGCAGTCCGGCGCCGGTCCCGACGGTGCGGAAGGGGGACGAACTGGCGGCGAGCTGA
- a CDS encoding DUF6542 domain-containing protein, whose product MTAIRDRQSDPDADDVPVPWDERPVVGSRRGLPWWAAVLVGLVLAVVGALLGKPSQANIPVVFIVCYIAGAVIAVCAVRRRGLFGPMVMPPLVLAVTVPGVILLTSGSQGDDLLSKALNIGSPLINSFPMMAITTGITLLIGFVRIVRERDPDAPKKVKADRRPAEDDDEQPRPSRPRPANRTGQTPVPPRRGRDGEPPRRPRPPAEGDRRAPRPPVDRDPGTRGTRKPPPANRRAPRPDDADPRRREPRGDAPRRRPRPPAEDGRDAPPPRRPAGGRGAPPRRNRPWDDEER is encoded by the coding sequence GTGACCGCGATTCGCGATCGCCAGAGCGATCCAGATGCCGACGACGTCCCCGTGCCGTGGGATGAGCGTCCTGTCGTCGGTTCGAGGCGCGGACTGCCCTGGTGGGCGGCGGTCCTGGTCGGCCTCGTCCTGGCCGTCGTGGGCGCCCTCCTCGGCAAGCCGAGCCAGGCGAACATCCCGGTGGTCTTCATCGTCTGCTACATCGCCGGGGCCGTGATCGCGGTCTGCGCGGTGCGGCGGCGGGGCCTGTTCGGGCCGATGGTGATGCCGCCGCTCGTGCTGGCCGTCACCGTGCCCGGCGTGATCCTGCTGACCTCCGGGTCGCAGGGCGACGACCTCCTGTCGAAGGCCCTGAACATCGGCAGCCCGCTGATCAACAGCTTCCCGATGATGGCCATCACCACCGGCATCACGCTGCTGATCGGGTTCGTCCGCATCGTCCGCGAGCGCGACCCGGACGCCCCGAAGAAGGTCAAGGCCGACCGGCGCCCCGCGGAAGACGACGACGAGCAGCCGCGCCCGAGCCGGCCGCGGCCGGCGAACCGGACCGGTCAGACGCCCGTGCCGCCTCGACGTGGCCGGGACGGCGAACCGCCGCGGCGGCCGCGGCCGCCCGCGGAGGGTGACCGCCGTGCGCCGCGGCCGCCCGTCGACCGCGACCCGGGCACCCGGGGTACGCGGAAGCCGCCGCCGGCGAACCGGCGTGCGCCGCGGCCGGACGACGCCGACCCGCGCCGGCGTGAGCCTCGCGGTGACGCTCCTCGGCGTCGGCCGCGGCCGCCCGCCGAAGACGGCCGAGACGCTCCGCCGCCTCGACGGCCGGCCGGGGGCCGGGGCGCGCCGCCGCGGCGGAACCGTCCCTGGGACGACGAAGAACGCTGA
- a CDS encoding 4-hydroxy-3-methylbut-2-enyl diphosphate reductase: MSSASPGIEPAGTPTITGTASGKRVLLAKPRGYCAGVDRAVIAVEKALEVYGAPVYVRKEIVHNKHVVETLRERGAIFVDETSEVPEGALVVFSAHGVSPMVHQEAADRNLRTIDATCPLVTKVHKEVNRFAKDDYDILLIGHEGHEEVEGTAGEAPDKVQLVDTAEDVDKVEVRDPSKVIWLSQTTLSVDETMERVDQLRERFPGLADPPSDDICYATTNRQVAVKAMAAECDLVLVVGSTNSSNSKRLVEVALKAGARASYLVDFAHEVDEAWLSGVTTVGVTSGASVPDELVMQLLEWLAERGYGDVDEVTTANEKITFAPPKELRKV, encoded by the coding sequence ATGAGTTCAGCGAGTCCCGGAATCGAGCCCGCGGGTACCCCGACGATCACCGGAACCGCCTCCGGCAAGCGGGTGCTGCTCGCCAAACCGCGTGGTTACTGCGCCGGCGTGGACCGGGCGGTGATCGCCGTCGAGAAGGCCCTCGAGGTCTACGGCGCCCCGGTGTACGTCCGCAAGGAGATCGTGCACAACAAGCACGTGGTCGAGACGCTGCGCGAGCGCGGCGCGATCTTCGTCGACGAGACCTCCGAGGTGCCCGAGGGCGCGCTGGTGGTGTTCTCCGCCCACGGCGTTTCGCCGATGGTGCACCAGGAGGCCGCGGACCGGAACCTGCGCACGATCGACGCGACCTGCCCCCTGGTGACGAAGGTGCACAAGGAGGTCAACCGGTTCGCGAAGGACGACTACGACATCCTGCTGATCGGTCACGAAGGCCACGAAGAGGTCGAGGGCACGGCCGGCGAGGCGCCGGACAAGGTCCAGCTGGTCGACACGGCCGAGGACGTCGACAAGGTCGAGGTGCGCGATCCGTCGAAGGTGATCTGGCTGTCCCAGACGACGCTGTCGGTCGACGAGACGATGGAGCGCGTCGACCAGCTCCGCGAGCGCTTCCCGGGTCTGGCGGACCCGCCGAGCGACGACATCTGCTACGCGACGACGAACCGCCAGGTCGCGGTCAAGGCGATGGCCGCCGAGTGCGACCTCGTGCTGGTGGTCGGGTCGACGAACTCGTCCAACTCGAAGCGCCTGGTCGAGGTGGCGCTGAAGGCGGGCGCGCGGGCGTCGTACCTGGTCGACTTCGCGCACGAGGTCGACGAGGCGTGGCTGTCCGGGGTGACGACGGTGGGCGTGACGTCCGGGGCGTCGGTGCCGGACGAGCTCGTCATGCAGCTGCTGGAGTGGCTGGCCGAGCGGGGCTACGGCGACGTCGACGAGGTGACGACGGCGAACGAGAAGATCACCTTCGCGCCGCCCAAGGAACTGCGCAAGGTCTGA
- a CDS encoding lipid droplet-associated protein translates to MKPFPLPLRVAAGLAVSTAERVRDLPRQLAGLPVTVVSQVLQASMRVQQHVTELAIKGDNALSSLRPVEDTPSWATFDEDVDVTPQRPNLTPVADVPEPRSELNGHPGSLSDLEAELGDPWADEERALAEDHADGENDASEDNKPQPGTPKLDKKAKGEVPRTSAGGYEGPAGLTGYDQLTLPQLRARLRQFSIPQLETILDYERAHADRSSFTGMLSRRIANARKAERAGAEPPEETGDDAEGQ, encoded by the coding sequence ATGAAGCCATTCCCGCTCCCCCTCCGGGTCGCCGCGGGCCTCGCCGTCTCCACCGCCGAGCGGGTTCGTGACCTCCCCCGCCAGCTCGCCGGGCTCCCGGTGACCGTGGTCAGCCAGGTGCTGCAGGCCTCCATGCGAGTGCAGCAGCACGTCACCGAGCTGGCGATCAAGGGCGACAACGCGCTCTCGAGCCTCCGCCCGGTCGAGGACACGCCGAGCTGGGCGACGTTCGACGAGGACGTCGACGTCACGCCTCAGCGGCCGAACCTGACGCCGGTCGCCGACGTGCCGGAACCCCGTTCGGAACTGAACGGTCACCCTGGGTCACTGTCCGACCTCGAAGCGGAACTGGGTGATCCCTGGGCCGACGAGGAACGCGCGCTCGCGGAGGACCACGCCGACGGCGAAAACGACGCCTCGGAAGACAACAAGCCGCAGCCGGGCACGCCCAAGCTCGACAAGAAGGCCAAGGGCGAGGTCCCCCGGACCAGCGCGGGCGGGTACGAGGGTCCGGCCGGGCTGACCGGCTACGACCAGCTCACCCTCCCGCAGCTGCGGGCCCGGTTGCGCCAGTTCTCGATCCCGCAGCTCGAAACCATCCTCGACTACGAGCGCGCGCACGCCGACCGTTCGTCGTTCACCGGGATGCTGTCCCGCCGGATCGCCAACGCGCGCAAGGCCGAACGAGCCGGGGCCGAACCGCCCGAAGAAACCGGCGACGACGCGGAAGGCCAGTGA
- the xseA gene encoding exodeoxyribonuclease VII large subunit, translating into MTETEASTAEKPWPVRTVARKIGDWIHRLGAVWVEGQVTQVSSRPNTQTAFLTLRDPSADVSMSVSCPNWLIREMEPPLREGASVVVHAKPSFFFGRGTISLRADQIRAVGIGELLARIERLKKLLTAEGLFSAQRKRPIPFLPKGVGLITGRASAAERDVLANAQGRWPHVRIKVLNTAVQGSQAVPQVMRALRIFDADPDIDVIVIARGGGSVEDLLPFSDEALCRAVSATGTPVVSAIGHEPDTPLLDYVADLRCSTPTDAGKRIVPDLREETDRVRQMRDRGRRALHGWVDTQARLLNQIRSRPSLADPLGPVQRRQDDVEVHRERARRAMLTLLAKDQAEIASARARLTALGPAATLARGYAVVQFVDAEGNLQVLRSVSEVEAGAQLRVRVGDGAIGAVAEGAKE; encoded by the coding sequence GTGACCGAAACCGAAGCGAGCACCGCCGAAAAGCCGTGGCCGGTGCGCACGGTCGCCCGAAAGATCGGCGACTGGATCCACCGCCTCGGCGCCGTCTGGGTCGAAGGCCAGGTAACGCAGGTCAGCTCCCGCCCGAACACGCAAACGGCGTTCCTCACGCTGCGCGACCCGTCGGCGGACGTCTCGATGTCGGTGAGCTGCCCGAACTGGCTGATCCGCGAGATGGAGCCGCCGCTGCGCGAAGGCGCGAGCGTGGTGGTGCACGCGAAGCCGTCGTTCTTCTTCGGCCGCGGCACCATCAGCCTGCGCGCCGACCAGATCCGCGCGGTCGGCATCGGTGAGCTGCTGGCCCGGATCGAACGCCTCAAGAAGCTCCTGACCGCCGAAGGCCTCTTCTCGGCCCAGCGCAAGCGGCCGATCCCGTTCCTGCCGAAGGGCGTCGGGCTGATCACCGGCCGCGCGTCGGCGGCCGAGCGGGACGTCCTGGCCAATGCGCAGGGGCGATGGCCGCACGTCCGGATAAAGGTGCTCAACACGGCCGTGCAGGGCTCGCAGGCGGTGCCGCAGGTCATGCGCGCGCTGCGGATCTTCGACGCCGACCCCGACATCGACGTCATCGTCATCGCCCGCGGCGGCGGCAGCGTCGAGGACCTGCTGCCGTTCTCCGACGAGGCGCTCTGCCGCGCGGTGTCGGCCACGGGCACGCCGGTGGTCAGCGCCATCGGGCACGAACCGGACACCCCGCTGCTCGACTACGTCGCCGACCTGCGGTGTTCCACGCCGACCGACGCCGGCAAGCGGATCGTCCCGGACCTGCGAGAGGAGACCGACCGCGTCCGGCAGATGCGCGACCGCGGGCGCCGCGCCCTGCACGGCTGGGTCGACACCCAGGCGCGGCTGCTGAACCAGATCCGCAGCCGCCCGTCGCTGGCCGACCCGCTCGGCCCGGTCCAGCGCCGGCAGGACGACGTCGAGGTGCACCGCGAACGCGCGCGCCGCGCCATGCTGACCCTGCTCGCCAAGGACCAGGCCGAGATCGCGAGCGCGCGGGCCCGGCTCACCGCGCTCGGCCCGGCCGCGACGCTGGCCCGCGGGTACGCGGTCGTGCAGTTCGTCGACGCCGAAGGCAACCTGCAGGTACTCCGCTCCGTCTCCGAGGTCGAGGCCGGTGCCCAGCTGCGCGTGCGCGTGGGCGACGGCGCGATCGGCGCGGTGGCGGAAGGGGCCAAGGAGTGA
- a CDS encoding exodeoxyribonuclease VII small subunit yields the protein MSEAASEELGYEQARDRLVEVVRELEAGGLSLEQSLALWEKGEKLAKVCERHLEGARERIEAALASVEDETGDGQ from the coding sequence GTGAGTGAAGCAGCCAGCGAGGAACTCGGCTACGAGCAGGCGCGCGACCGCCTCGTCGAGGTCGTCCGCGAGCTCGAGGCCGGTGGCCTGTCCCTCGAGCAGTCGCTCGCGTTGTGGGAGAAGGGCGAGAAGCTCGCGAAGGTCTGTGAGCGCCATCTCGAAGGCGCGCGCGAGCGCATCGAGGCTGCTCTGGCGTCCGTGGAGGACGAAACCGGCGACGGTCAGTGA
- the glpX gene encoding class II fructose-bisphosphatase, with protein MSTEPRRREAPDRNLAMELVRVTEAAAMAAGRWVGRGDKIGGDGAAVDAMRQLVSTVSMRGVVVIGEGEKDEAPMLFNGEEVGNGDGPACDVAVDPVDGTTLMAKGMPNALAVLAVAERGAMFDPSAVFYMEKLAVGPEAAGKVELGAPIAENIRRVAKAKNSSVGDVTVCVLDRPRHEQLIKEIRDAGARIRFISDGDVAGAIAAARPTTGVDMLVGIGGTPEGIIAACAMKCLGGELQGRLWPKDDAEREKAIAAGHDLDRVLLNDDLVTGDNVFFCATGVTDGDLLRGVHYREGGATTQSIVMRSKSGTVRMIDGYHRLTKLRAYSSVNFDGQLDAPDDDVVPPLP; from the coding sequence ATGTCCACCGAGCCGCGTCGTCGTGAAGCACCCGACCGCAACCTCGCGATGGAGCTGGTCCGGGTGACCGAAGCCGCCGCCATGGCCGCCGGTCGCTGGGTCGGCCGCGGCGACAAGATCGGCGGGGACGGCGCGGCCGTCGACGCGATGCGCCAGCTGGTGTCGACCGTGTCGATGCGCGGTGTCGTCGTGATCGGCGAGGGCGAGAAGGACGAAGCCCCGATGCTGTTCAACGGCGAAGAGGTCGGCAACGGCGACGGGCCGGCCTGCGACGTCGCGGTGGACCCGGTCGACGGCACCACGCTGATGGCCAAGGGCATGCCGAACGCGCTCGCGGTCCTCGCGGTCGCCGAGCGCGGCGCGATGTTCGACCCGTCCGCGGTGTTCTACATGGAGAAGCTGGCCGTCGGGCCGGAGGCGGCGGGCAAGGTCGAGCTCGGCGCGCCGATCGCGGAGAACATCCGCCGCGTGGCCAAGGCGAAGAACAGCAGCGTCGGCGACGTCACCGTGTGCGTCCTCGACCGGCCGCGCCACGAGCAGCTCATCAAGGAGATCCGCGACGCGGGTGCGCGGATCCGGTTCATCTCCGACGGCGACGTCGCGGGCGCGATCGCCGCGGCCCGCCCGACCACCGGCGTCGACATGCTGGTCGGCATCGGCGGCACCCCCGAGGGCATCATCGCCGCCTGCGCGATGAAGTGCCTCGGCGGCGAGTTGCAGGGCCGGCTGTGGCCGAAGGACGACGCCGAGCGCGAGAAGGCCATCGCCGCCGGGCACGACCTCGACCGCGTGCTGCTGAACGACGACCTCGTGACCGGCGACAACGTCTTCTTCTGCGCCACCGGCGTCACCGACGGCGACCTGCTGCGCGGCGTCCACTACCGCGAGGGCGGCGCGACGACGCAGTCCATCGTGATGCGGTCCAAGTCCGGGACCGTCAGAATGATCGACGGTTACCACCGGCTCACCAAGCTGCGGGCGTACTCCTCGGTCAACTTCGACGGCCAGCTGGACGCGCCCGACGACGACGTCGTGCCCCCGCTGCCGTAA
- a CDS encoding trypsin-like serine protease translates to MPRRLLVLLVLVFALVPATASADPAIVGGGDADQPYPFAVSLHSSTGKLFCAGALIAPTWVVTAAHCAFDKSPSAVSVRAGTNDSGEGGEVAKLAAIVVNPAFDTQSPAGDIALLRLATPVKAAPVGLATAAAPGTATRILGWGQTCPKLNCGQIPKTLQQLDTHIVEGAKCTSVFDGTAELCTDNPGGKSGACFGDSGGPELVRDGDHWSLAGVTSRPGNNDPECATAPSIYTSVVAYAPWIAEKTKA, encoded by the coding sequence GTGCCCAGGCGACTGCTGGTCCTGCTGGTTCTGGTGTTCGCCCTGGTCCCCGCCACCGCGTCGGCCGACCCCGCCATCGTCGGGGGCGGCGACGCCGATCAGCCGTACCCGTTCGCGGTGTCGCTGCACTCCTCGACGGGCAAGCTGTTCTGCGCCGGGGCGCTGATCGCCCCCACCTGGGTGGTCACCGCCGCGCACTGCGCGTTCGACAAGTCCCCGTCCGCGGTGTCGGTGCGGGCGGGGACGAACGACTCCGGTGAAGGCGGCGAAGTCGCCAAGCTCGCCGCCATCGTCGTGAACCCGGCCTTCGACACCCAGAGCCCGGCGGGCGACATCGCGCTGCTGCGGCTGGCAACGCCGGTGAAAGCGGCGCCGGTCGGGCTGGCGACGGCCGCGGCACCGGGCACGGCGACCCGCATCCTCGGCTGGGGCCAGACGTGCCCGAAGCTGAACTGCGGCCAGATCCCGAAGACGCTGCAGCAGCTCGACACGCACATCGTCGAAGGCGCGAAGTGCACGTCGGTGTTCGACGGCACGGCCGAGCTGTGCACGGACAACCCGGGCGGCAAGTCCGGCGCGTGCTTCGGCGACTCCGGCGGCCCCGAACTCGTCCGCGACGGCGACCACTGGTCGCTCGCCGGCGTCACCAGCCGGCCGGGCAACAACGACCCGGAATGCGCGACGGCGCCGTCGATCTACACGTCCGTGGTCGCGTACGCGCCGTGGATCGCGGAGAAGACGAAGGCCTGA
- a CDS encoding NAD(P)/FAD-dependent oxidoreductase — MTEASGDSYDLVIIGAGPTGLFAAYYAGFRGLSMAVVDSLPEPGGQVTAMYPEKMIYDVGGFAEVRGRDLVDGLVKQAAPWKPKYLLGRKAEKLETLGNGVELTLDGGETLRAGAVLITAGIGEFTPRPLPAGDGWLGRGMVHFVPSLQAHAGQHVVVVGGGDSAFDWILALHPVAASVTLVHRRAKFRAAESIVRQARELGTRIITDAEVTRFVENESGALEAVDVSVKGTGDERLPANAVVAALGFTADLGPIESWGLEIDHRAIAVDSTMATARERVYAAGDVAAYPGKVKLIATGFGEAATAVNNIAVLLDPEAHLFPGHSSNAE, encoded by the coding sequence ATGACTGAAGCTTCTGGGGACTCCTACGACCTCGTGATCATCGGCGCGGGCCCGACCGGCCTGTTCGCCGCCTACTACGCCGGGTTCCGCGGCCTCTCCATGGCGGTGGTCGACTCGCTGCCCGAGCCCGGCGGCCAGGTCACCGCGATGTACCCCGAGAAGATGATCTACGACGTCGGCGGGTTCGCCGAGGTCCGCGGGCGCGATCTCGTCGACGGCCTGGTCAAGCAGGCCGCGCCGTGGAAGCCGAAGTACCTCCTGGGGCGCAAGGCCGAGAAGCTCGAGACCCTCGGGAACGGCGTCGAGCTGACCCTGGACGGCGGGGAGACGCTGCGCGCGGGCGCCGTCCTGATCACCGCGGGCATCGGCGAGTTCACCCCGCGCCCGCTGCCCGCCGGCGACGGCTGGCTCGGGCGCGGCATGGTCCACTTCGTCCCGTCGCTGCAGGCGCACGCCGGGCAGCACGTCGTGGTCGTCGGCGGCGGGGACTCGGCCTTCGACTGGATCCTCGCGCTGCACCCGGTCGCCGCGAGCGTGACCCTCGTGCACCGCCGCGCCAAGTTCCGCGCCGCCGAGTCCATCGTCCGGCAGGCGCGCGAGCTCGGCACCCGGATCATCACCGACGCCGAGGTCACGCGGTTCGTCGAAAACGAGAGCGGCGCGCTCGAAGCCGTCGACGTCTCGGTCAAGGGCACCGGTGACGAGCGGCTGCCGGCCAACGCCGTCGTCGCGGCGCTAGGGTTCACCGCCGACCTCGGGCCGATCGAGAGCTGGGGGCTGGAGATCGACCACCGCGCCATCGCCGTCGACTCGACCATGGCGACCGCGCGCGAACGCGTCTACGCCGCCGGCGACGTCGCCGCGTACCCGGGGAAGGTCAAGCTGATCGCGACCGGCTTCGGCGAGGCCGCGACCGCCGTCAACAACATCGCCGTCCTGCTCGACCCGGAGGCCCACCTGTTCCCCGGGCATTCGAGCAACGCCGAGTAG
- a CDS encoding class II fumarate hydratase: protein MADQEYRIEHDTMGEVRVPADALYRAQTQRAVENFPISGRGLERAQIRALGLLKAAAARVNLKLGVLDADVANAIAAAADEVAEGAHDAHFPIDVFQTGSGTSSNMNANEVIATLATRALGRDVHPNDHVNASQSSNDTFPTTIHVAATEAVLKDVIPALEYLAGAIEVRAAEWADVVKSGRTHLMDAVPITLGQEAGAWASQVRFGVERLKSGLPRLGELPIGGTAVGSGLNAPDGFGSSVAAELATVTGLPLTEARDHFEAQATQDSVVETSGHLRTIAVSLNKIANDLRWLGSGPRTGLAELALPDLQPGSSIMPGKVNPVIPEATLQVVAQVIGNDAAVAFAGAAGNFQLNVNLPVIARNVLESARLLAAVSRLLADKVFAGITVNTDRTSTYAEGSPSIVTPLNKYIGYEEAAAVAKRALKELKTIREVVIERGYVKDGKLTEAQLDEALDVLRMARGGK from the coding sequence ATGGCTGATCAGGAATACCGGATCGAACACGACACCATGGGCGAGGTCCGCGTGCCTGCCGACGCGCTCTACCGCGCGCAGACCCAGCGGGCCGTCGAGAACTTCCCCATCTCCGGCCGGGGCCTGGAGCGCGCCCAGATCCGCGCGCTCGGCCTGCTCAAGGCCGCCGCGGCGCGCGTGAACCTCAAGCTGGGCGTGCTCGACGCCGACGTCGCGAACGCCATCGCGGCCGCCGCCGACGAGGTCGCCGAGGGCGCGCACGACGCGCACTTCCCGATCGACGTGTTCCAGACCGGGTCCGGGACGTCGTCGAACATGAACGCCAACGAGGTCATCGCCACCCTCGCCACCCGGGCCCTCGGCCGGGACGTGCACCCGAACGACCACGTCAACGCGTCGCAGTCGTCCAACGACACCTTCCCGACGACCATCCACGTCGCCGCGACCGAAGCCGTGCTCAAGGACGTCATCCCGGCGCTCGAGTACCTCGCCGGCGCGATCGAGGTCCGCGCCGCCGAGTGGGCCGACGTCGTCAAGTCCGGGCGCACGCACCTGATGGACGCGGTGCCCATCACGCTCGGCCAGGAGGCCGGCGCGTGGGCGTCGCAGGTCCGCTTCGGCGTCGAACGGCTGAAGTCGGGCCTGCCGCGGCTGGGCGAGCTGCCGATCGGCGGCACGGCCGTCGGCTCCGGCCTCAACGCGCCGGACGGCTTCGGGTCCAGCGTCGCCGCCGAGCTCGCCACCGTCACCGGCCTCCCGCTGACCGAGGCCCGCGACCACTTCGAGGCGCAGGCGACGCAGGACAGCGTCGTCGAGACGTCCGGGCACCTGCGCACGATCGCCGTGTCGCTCAACAAGATCGCGAACGACCTGCGCTGGCTGGGTTCCGGCCCGCGCACCGGCCTGGCCGAGCTGGCCCTGCCGGACCTGCAGCCGGGCTCGTCGATCATGCCGGGCAAGGTGAACCCGGTGATCCCGGAGGCGACGCTGCAGGTCGTCGCGCAGGTGATCGGCAACGACGCGGCCGTCGCGTTCGCCGGCGCCGCGGGCAACTTCCAGCTGAACGTCAACCTGCCGGTGATCGCCCGCAACGTCCTCGAATCGGCGCGCCTGCTCGCGGCCGTCTCGCGGCTGCTGGCGGACAAGGTCTTCGCGGGCATCACCGTGAACACCGACCGCACCAGCACCTACGCCGAGGGTTCGCCGTCGATCGTGACGCCGCTGAACAAGTACATCGGCTACGAAGAGGCCGCCGCGGTCGCGAAGCGGGCGTTGAAGGAGCTGAAGACGATCCGCGAGGTCGTCATCGAGCGCGGGTACGTGAAGGACGGCAAGCTCACCGAAGCCCAGCTCGACGAAGCGCTCGACGTCCTCCGCATGGCCCGCGGCGGGAAGTGA